A single window of Mycobacterium sp. ITM-2016-00318 DNA harbors:
- a CDS encoding proteasome protein, with protein MTVVLALRCADGIVLASDSQITDPARGVSYPAQKLHPLGGNAAWGGSGSRAVLYDIEQLLNAEPDAVVEAQDVGRALQARVLPIFKHHYGNFISDVPETKSGATPATFVLAAGYADGKPFIVDIDPHGLIGHHEETGFQSVGSGAPMAQQAYALLASFQTSRRGVDYGVAAALRVLDALDVSSPSVGGPMDICRITPEGAHRLSPDEVEEVRGQVTRWLDQERRTVDELFP; from the coding sequence GTGACAGTCGTTCTCGCCTTGCGCTGCGCCGACGGCATCGTGCTCGCCTCGGACTCGCAGATCACCGATCCGGCCCGAGGCGTGAGCTATCCCGCGCAAAAGCTGCACCCACTGGGCGGCAATGCGGCCTGGGGTGGCAGTGGGTCCCGCGCCGTTCTGTATGACATCGAGCAGTTGCTCAATGCCGAACCCGATGCCGTCGTGGAAGCCCAGGATGTCGGTCGCGCCTTGCAGGCGCGGGTGCTGCCCATCTTCAAACACCACTACGGGAACTTCATCTCCGATGTGCCGGAGACGAAGTCCGGTGCGACCCCGGCCACGTTCGTGCTCGCCGCGGGGTATGCCGACGGGAAGCCCTTCATCGTGGACATCGATCCACACGGGTTGATCGGCCACCACGAGGAGACCGGCTTCCAGTCCGTCGGCAGCGGCGCGCCGATGGCGCAACAGGCCTATGCGCTGCTGGCCAGTTTCCAGACGTCTCGGCGCGGGGTCGACTACGGCGTCGCGGCGGCATTGCGGGTCCTCGACGCACTCGACGTGTCATCACCGAGCGTCGGCGGACCGATGGACATCTGCCGGATCACGCCCGAAGGGGCGCATCGTCTCAGCCCCGACGAGGTCGAGGAGGTCCGTGGCCAGGTCACCCGGTGGCTTGATCAGGAGCGGCGAACCGTCGACGAACTGTTTCCCTGA
- a CDS encoding TIGR03619 family F420-dependent LLM class oxidoreductase, which yields MTVSPQLSILLRTFSSDANHDWNATLEMTRAMDAAGVDRVVVSDHLVFGENLDAYADPSLGGQAGGRQPTGPDGNWLEPVIFLTAVAATTTRIRLGTAVLLAALRRPAVLAKQLATLDVLSGGRVDVGVGVGWQREEYEAVGLSFEDRGRLLDHTLEVCQLLWTQQRAAYSSPELTFNGIHQMPKPLQQGGIPVWISGTVNKRVARRLSTFGTRWIPWGPAIANLEESVSAMKQAIVDAGGDPSNLEVQGTALLKRADDGSLDVDASIAQAAKQVAAGATDVRFGGSLPDDPQQAADEFAELVGAFRERTASSAPGL from the coding sequence GTGACGGTTTCGCCTCAGCTATCGATACTCCTTCGCACCTTCAGCAGCGATGCCAACCACGACTGGAACGCGACGCTGGAGATGACGCGGGCCATGGACGCTGCGGGGGTGGACCGTGTCGTCGTATCGGACCATTTGGTCTTCGGTGAGAATCTCGACGCCTACGCAGACCCGTCGCTCGGCGGCCAGGCGGGCGGGCGCCAGCCGACCGGACCCGACGGCAATTGGCTCGAGCCGGTAATCTTCCTGACCGCGGTGGCCGCCACGACGACGCGCATCCGGCTCGGGACCGCTGTACTGCTCGCGGCGTTGCGACGGCCCGCGGTGTTGGCCAAGCAGCTCGCCACGCTGGATGTGCTGTCCGGCGGCCGCGTCGACGTGGGTGTCGGCGTTGGTTGGCAACGCGAAGAGTACGAAGCGGTCGGCCTGTCGTTCGAGGACCGTGGACGTCTCCTCGATCACACATTGGAGGTCTGCCAGCTGCTGTGGACCCAACAGCGCGCCGCGTACTCGTCGCCGGAACTGACCTTCAACGGCATCCACCAGATGCCGAAACCCCTGCAGCAGGGCGGCATACCGGTGTGGATCAGCGGCACGGTGAACAAGCGGGTGGCCCGTCGGCTCAGCACGTTCGGGACGCGGTGGATTCCGTGGGGACCGGCGATCGCGAACCTCGAGGAGTCGGTGTCTGCGATGAAGCAGGCGATCGTCGACGCCGGCGGCGACCCGAGCAATCTCGAGGTCCAGGGCACCGCGCTGTTGAAGAGGGCCGACGACGGCTCGCTCGACGTCGATGCATCGATCGCGCAGGCTGCCAAGCAGGTCGCGGCCGGGGCCACCGACGTCCGCTTCGGCGGGTCGCTGCCAGACGATCCGCAGCAGGCGGCCGACGAGTTCGCGGAATTGGTCGGCGCCTTCAGGGAACGCACGGCGAGTTCTGCACCCGGGCTGTAG
- a CDS encoding DUF1214 domain-containing protein, with product MAKTPCSHSIDTHYGRFIGRVGGLAVALGIGVAIANNPGIASASDGQDAGSENTSATSESSGAPSSKKADPVIKQIHSQLNDVRDRVESTRSEVRSAIRDARKTTRLALKANAGTNSAVAQTIKSTPKAPKPAPNPALVAVAGFVRRELEQAVTPARAPESSTSAAAVAESVTTQAVSPLGTPEQRDAEQTATETVNTLPVQLTKLVLKTGWYVTALGEYSEVGGPDEDNLGQLSRAVDEYAMGAAFQQQILNPMTPRAVMQVAPPHTWYGQMVGGSRILYDNPDTIYRFMPVNKTSTYVIRGRFENWDATQGFNGTNQPTDTTFSLLTGLSGNTAAVIGQDKLKVDENGEFEILVSGDPPPAGYQGNYLQLTSDSTLIAARDTLADWNDEQPMSLSIERISGPPNSFLAQMGIFTIPLIGPAVTDSPLLTQLVSIVPPLPELPIVRGAVTSVIMLLGLQMERDYIRVATVDPATGEQREPNVVPQPTSNAAFLSTQLQSAGYFQLEDNQSLVVTIDPGDSGYFVVPVTNDWTITDNYWDQPSSLNNEQAHRNADGTYTFVISPTDSNTKNWVSTGGLNQGTFSIRFQDLGTTAPRIVSYEVVDNDQLSSKLPADAFIPAGDPYRQDQIADRQAGFNNRFAPFVQT from the coding sequence ATGGCAAAGACGCCGTGCAGCCACTCCATCGACACGCACTACGGCCGGTTCATCGGCAGGGTCGGCGGACTGGCCGTTGCGCTGGGTATCGGGGTGGCGATCGCCAACAACCCGGGAATCGCTTCGGCCAGTGACGGCCAGGACGCGGGCTCGGAGAACACATCGGCTACGTCGGAATCCTCCGGCGCCCCGTCGTCCAAAAAAGCCGACCCGGTGATCAAACAGATCCACTCGCAGCTCAATGACGTCCGAGACAGAGTCGAGTCGACGCGAAGCGAAGTCAGGTCGGCTATCCGCGATGCGAGGAAGACGACGCGGCTGGCACTGAAGGCCAACGCAGGAACCAATTCGGCTGTCGCGCAGACGATCAAAAGCACACCAAAAGCGCCCAAGCCTGCGCCCAATCCCGCATTGGTCGCCGTTGCGGGCTTTGTCCGCCGCGAGCTCGAACAGGCCGTGACACCTGCGAGGGCACCGGAATCATCCACTTCTGCAGCGGCGGTCGCAGAATCGGTGACGACTCAAGCGGTCAGCCCCCTTGGCACGCCGGAACAACGCGACGCCGAGCAGACCGCCACTGAGACCGTCAACACGCTGCCGGTTCAGTTGACGAAGCTGGTCCTCAAGACCGGTTGGTATGTCACGGCGCTCGGCGAGTACAGCGAGGTCGGCGGCCCGGACGAGGACAACCTCGGGCAGCTCAGCAGAGCAGTCGACGAGTACGCGATGGGTGCGGCGTTTCAGCAGCAGATCCTCAATCCCATGACACCAAGGGCGGTCATGCAGGTGGCGCCGCCGCACACCTGGTACGGCCAAATGGTCGGCGGCTCGCGCATCCTCTACGACAACCCCGACACGATCTACCGATTCATGCCGGTGAACAAGACGTCGACCTATGTCATCAGGGGCAGATTCGAGAATTGGGATGCAACCCAGGGTTTCAACGGAACGAACCAGCCAACCGACACCACGTTCAGCCTGTTGACCGGGTTGTCCGGGAACACCGCAGCCGTTATCGGGCAGGACAAACTGAAGGTCGACGAGAACGGCGAGTTCGAAATCCTCGTCTCCGGTGACCCGCCGCCAGCCGGCTACCAAGGCAACTACCTTCAGCTGACGTCGGATTCGACTCTGATCGCAGCGCGAGACACGTTGGCCGACTGGAACGACGAGCAGCCGATGAGCTTGTCCATCGAGCGCATCAGCGGCCCGCCGAACAGCTTCCTCGCCCAGATGGGCATCTTCACGATTCCCCTCATCGGGCCCGCGGTGACCGACAGTCCATTGCTGACGCAGCTTGTGTCCATCGTCCCGCCGCTGCCTGAGCTGCCGATCGTGCGCGGTGCGGTCACGTCGGTGATCATGCTCCTCGGCCTGCAGATGGAACGCGACTACATCAGAGTCGCCACCGTCGACCCTGCGACGGGCGAGCAGCGCGAGCCCAACGTGGTGCCACAGCCGACGAGCAACGCGGCGTTCCTGTCGACTCAGTTGCAGAGCGCGGGCTACTTCCAGCTCGAGGACAACCAGTCACTGGTCGTGACAATTGATCCCGGCGACTCTGGGTACTTCGTGGTGCCGGTGACCAACGACTGGACGATCACCGACAACTACTGGGATCAGCCGTCGAGCCTGAACAACGAGCAGGCCCACAGAAACGCCGACGGGACCTACACGTTCGTGATCTCGCCGACCGACTCCAATACGAAAAACTGGGTGTCCACCGGCGGGTTGAACCAGGGCACGTTCTCGATCCGTTTCCAGGACCTGGGCACGACAGCGCCGAGGATTGTCAGTTACGAGGTCGTCGACAACGATCAGCTATCCAGCAAGCTGCCTGCGGACGCCTTCATCCCGGCGGGCGACCCCTACCGGCAGGACCAGATCGCCGACCGCCAGGCCGGTTTCAACAACCGGTTTGCGCCCTTCGTGCAGACATAA
- a CDS encoding TetR/AcrR family transcriptional regulator: protein MTTVRASTSSGRADGPVGKDEVVAAVIRSAADLFAERGLAATSIRDVAARSRVNHGLIHRHFGSKDALVAAVLDHLGQHLAQLLADGADGSAFADAVDRQLRVLAYASLDGYPIGELQSRFPTMGVLLDAVRPQHPSELSARLAAAHAIALQLGWCLFGDFLRASTGLADLDEMDDRTFVRSVGQTAASILGAQYRGGQ from the coding sequence GTGACTACGGTTCGCGCAAGCACCAGCTCAGGACGCGCCGACGGACCAGTCGGCAAGGACGAGGTTGTCGCGGCCGTTATTCGATCGGCGGCCGACCTGTTCGCCGAGCGCGGTCTGGCTGCGACGTCGATCCGCGACGTCGCCGCGCGCTCGCGCGTCAACCACGGCCTGATCCACCGGCACTTCGGCAGCAAGGACGCATTGGTGGCCGCCGTGCTCGACCACCTCGGGCAGCACCTCGCCCAACTCCTCGCCGATGGAGCCGATGGCAGTGCGTTCGCCGACGCCGTCGATCGGCAGCTGCGGGTGCTCGCATACGCGTCCCTCGACGGCTATCCGATCGGTGAGCTGCAGAGCCGCTTCCCGACGATGGGAGTGCTACTCGACGCGGTGCGGCCACAGCATCCGAGCGAGCTGAGCGCCCGGTTGGCCGCCGCGCACGCCATCGCGCTGCAGCTCGGCTGGTGCTTGTTCGGCGATTTCCTGCGAGCGTCGACGGGATTGGCGGACCTGGACGAAATGGACGACCGCACCTTCGTACGCTCGGTAGGGCAGACGGCCGCGTCGATCCTCGGCGCGCAGTACAGGGGAGGTCAGTGA
- a CDS encoding nitroreductase family deazaflavin-dependent oxidoreductase: protein MNGTLEHVGRKSGKRFETPLNIFETADGFVIPIGYGLESHWVQNALAGKPLVVHKAGRSVPVANARIVSKADAERLVTRGRTVFRLHPYNEAALVVTAS, encoded by the coding sequence TTGAACGGAACGCTCGAGCACGTCGGACGCAAATCGGGTAAGCGATTCGAGACACCGCTCAACATCTTCGAAACCGCCGACGGGTTTGTCATCCCCATCGGCTACGGCCTCGAATCACATTGGGTGCAAAATGCTTTGGCAGGTAAACCTCTTGTGGTCCATAAGGCAGGGCGATCGGTGCCTGTCGCCAACGCGCGCATCGTGAGCAAAGCGGATGCGGAGCGTCTCGTGACGCGGGGACGGACGGTTTTTCGCCTGCATCCGTACAACGAGGCGGCCCTCGTGGTGACCGCGAGCTAA
- a CDS encoding TIGR03619 family F420-dependent LLM class oxidoreductase — MARCGWACTHWASAAVPTADWIDPMIGLSFAAAATSTIRIATGVLLLPEHNPVLVAKQAATLDTLSGGRLSLGIGIGWSREEFDALGVPFECRGTRTEEYVDAIRTLWRDDLASFDGEFVSFTGIRVNPKPLQDRRIPIVLGGNSDAALRRIVSWGDGWYGFNLDSVDAVAQRVAFLRRQCSEHRRDPAELRLAVALRDPKPGDAAKLAALDIDELVLVEAPPDDARDAADWVRGLADRWMAKLV, encoded by the coding sequence ATCGCTCGATGCGGCTGGGCTTGCACGCACTGGGCATCGGCAGCGGTGCCAACCGCCGACTGGATCGACCCGATGATCGGGCTGAGCTTCGCCGCCGCCGCCACCTCGACTATCCGGATCGCGACAGGTGTCCTGCTGCTTCCCGAGCACAACCCGGTGCTGGTGGCCAAGCAGGCCGCCACTCTGGACACCCTGAGTGGCGGCAGGCTCTCGCTCGGCATCGGGATCGGCTGGTCGCGTGAGGAGTTCGACGCGCTCGGTGTCCCGTTCGAGTGCCGCGGAACGCGCACCGAGGAATACGTCGATGCCATCCGCACCTTGTGGCGCGACGACCTAGCGTCGTTCGATGGCGAGTTCGTCAGCTTCACCGGCATCCGGGTCAACCCGAAGCCGTTGCAAGACCGCCGGATTCCGATCGTTCTCGGCGGCAACAGCGACGCGGCGTTACGCCGGATCGTGTCATGGGGCGACGGCTGGTACGGGTTCAACCTGGACAGCGTCGATGCGGTAGCCCAACGCGTGGCCTTCCTTCGCCGGCAGTGCAGCGAGCATCGTCGCGATCCCGCCGAGTTGCGGCTTGCTGTTGCGCTGCGCGACCCGAAGCCCGGTGATGCAGCGAAACTCGCTGCGCTGGATATCGACGAATTGGTGCTCGTCGAGGCGCCGCCGGACGACGCGCGCGACGCCGCCGATTGGGTGCGGGGGCTCGCCGATCGATGGATGGCCAAACTCGTTTAG
- a CDS encoding CYTH and CHAD domain-containing protein, with translation MYELLEREDKWEVDDHFVVPALDDLIDDGDVDRSTVHLESEYYDTADHDLKSHGVVLRRRTGDDDTGWQLKVPDIDGRIEIRTSLAGDLPSELEGLLTGLRLGKELLSVATLRTERTRYRILQHDHLCAELADDHVHASVDHRLLAWREIEVEYGSKARGLARRLAKRLRAAGARPSRHPSKLVHALGVDPTPDTDGDAHRALLDYVGEQVDAIFDGDLQLRRGQEPIHDTRVAIRRLRSMIRVFDKLLDSAVTEHVDEELKWFAGLLGEVRDRQVQRRRFREVLDQWPPQLVLGPVANRIDTDLQSEQLRARATVTEAMGSTRYLELLATLQQWRSAIPVAGTPSIKALRKRALRAERKADRRLAAAVDRGDDAMLHRARKAAKRARYAAELRRSIDKSSAAKKSEKHYKRIQRVLGDHQDSVVASDVLRRFALIAGTTAGENGFTYGLLYAREQQIAHDARAQARELVR, from the coding sequence GTGTACGAGCTGCTCGAACGCGAGGACAAATGGGAGGTCGACGACCACTTCGTGGTCCCGGCCCTCGATGACCTGATTGACGACGGCGACGTCGATCGCAGCACCGTGCACCTGGAAAGCGAGTACTACGACACCGCCGACCACGACTTGAAGTCGCACGGCGTCGTCCTGCGTCGACGGACCGGCGACGATGACACCGGTTGGCAGCTCAAGGTTCCCGACATCGACGGCCGCATCGAAATCCGCACTTCGCTGGCCGGTGACCTGCCTTCGGAACTCGAAGGTCTGCTGACGGGACTGCGCCTTGGCAAGGAACTGCTCAGCGTCGCGACGCTGCGCACCGAACGCACCCGTTACCGCATCCTCCAACACGACCATCTGTGCGCCGAGCTCGCCGACGATCACGTCCATGCCTCCGTCGACCACCGGCTGCTTGCCTGGCGGGAGATCGAGGTCGAGTACGGGTCGAAAGCGCGCGGGCTGGCCCGTCGGCTCGCCAAGCGGCTACGCGCTGCCGGTGCGCGTCCCTCGCGGCACCCGTCGAAATTGGTGCACGCGCTCGGTGTCGACCCGACTCCGGATACCGACGGCGATGCGCATCGCGCGCTTCTCGATTACGTCGGCGAGCAGGTCGACGCGATCTTCGACGGCGATTTGCAACTGCGGCGCGGGCAGGAACCGATTCACGACACCAGGGTGGCGATTCGGCGGCTGCGCAGCATGATTCGAGTTTTCGACAAGCTTTTGGACTCGGCCGTGACCGAACACGTCGACGAGGAACTCAAGTGGTTCGCGGGCCTGCTGGGTGAGGTCCGTGACCGTCAGGTTCAGCGCAGACGCTTCCGTGAGGTGCTCGACCAGTGGCCACCCCAACTCGTCCTCGGACCTGTCGCCAACCGGATCGACACCGACCTGCAGTCAGAGCAGCTTCGCGCACGAGCGACCGTCACCGAGGCGATGGGCTCGACCCGATACCTCGAGCTCCTCGCGACTCTGCAGCAGTGGCGCAGCGCGATACCGGTGGCAGGTACACCGTCAATCAAGGCGTTGCGCAAGCGGGCGCTGCGTGCCGAGCGCAAGGCGGACCGCAGGCTGGCGGCTGCGGTCGACAGAGGCGACGACGCCATGCTGCATCGCGCCCGTAAGGCGGCCAAGCGCGCGCGGTATGCGGCCGAACTTCGCCGTTCCATCGACAAATCCTCCGCTGCGAAGAAATCGGAGAAGCACTACAAGCGAATCCAGCGGGTGCTGGGCGACCATCAGGACAGCGTCGTGGCCTCCGATGTTCTACGCAGGTTCGCGTTGATTGCCGGAACGACCGCCGGTGAAAACGGTTTCACCTACGGCTTGCTGTACGCGCGGGAACAACAGATCGCACACGACGCCCGCGCGCAGGCACGCGAACTCGTGCGCTAA
- a CDS encoding DUF190 domain-containing protein, which translates to MTDYLKLTSYFDERLRHGDRFLSDALLGLYSDNAVATSVVLRGIAGFGPHHVLRTDQTLSMSENSPIAVAAVDEADKMAGLADRVSAMLTRGLVTLERAKLGGTSAAPDTAKLTIYVGRQDRADGRPAYRAVCDVLHRLGFAGASVFLGVDGTVRGHRRRAEFFSRNIGVPVMIIAVGTGQQVAAALPELESLLREPVFTIERAQLCKRDGDTLTPPPALPATDEHGRALWQKLMVHTSEADMYDGTPVHRAIVRRLFDARVTSGATVLRGMWGFHGDHEPHGDRWMQLARRVPVTTIVVDAPDRIAASFGIIDELTREHGLVTSELVPALVSIDGEDRRGGTALARHDY; encoded by the coding sequence GTGACCGATTACCTCAAGCTCACCTCCTACTTCGACGAGCGACTCCGGCATGGCGACCGCTTCTTGTCGGACGCGCTGCTCGGCCTCTACAGCGACAACGCTGTCGCCACCAGCGTCGTATTGCGCGGTATCGCGGGCTTCGGGCCACACCACGTGCTGCGCACCGACCAGACGTTGAGCATGTCCGAGAACTCTCCCATCGCCGTCGCGGCGGTCGATGAAGCCGACAAGATGGCCGGCCTGGCCGACCGGGTGTCCGCGATGTTGACCCGCGGCCTGGTCACGCTGGAACGCGCAAAGCTCGGCGGTACGAGTGCGGCGCCCGACACGGCGAAGCTCACGATCTACGTCGGCCGACAGGATCGCGCCGACGGGAGGCCTGCGTACCGCGCGGTGTGCGATGTCTTGCATCGTCTCGGGTTCGCGGGTGCTTCCGTCTTTCTCGGCGTCGACGGCACCGTCCGCGGCCACCGCAGGCGCGCCGAGTTCTTCAGCCGCAACATCGGTGTTCCGGTGATGATCATCGCGGTCGGGACGGGCCAACAGGTCGCCGCGGCGCTGCCCGAACTCGAAAGCTTGCTGCGCGAGCCGGTTTTCACCATCGAGCGCGCACAGCTGTGTAAGCGCGACGGCGACACGCTGACCCCGCCGCCTGCCCTGCCCGCGACCGATGAGCACGGCCGGGCGCTGTGGCAAAAGCTGATGGTCCACACCTCGGAGGCCGACATGTATGACGGCACACCCGTTCACCGCGCGATCGTGCGGCGGTTGTTCGACGCGCGGGTGACCAGCGGGGCCACGGTGCTGCGCGGCATGTGGGGCTTCCACGGCGATCATGAACCACACGGCGACAGGTGGATGCAGCTGGCCCGGCGTGTGCCAGTGACGACGATCGTCGTCGATGCGCCCGACCGCATCGCCGCGAGCTTCGGGATCATCGACGAGCTCACCCGTGAGCACGGCCTGGTGACCAGCGAGCTTGTTCCTGCCCTCGTGTCGATCGACGGTGAAGATCGCCGCGGCGGCACCGCGCTGGCGCGCCACGACTACTGA
- the crcB gene encoding fluoride efflux transporter CrcB: MTVAIWIGVMLLGGLGAVARFSLDRAVSRRVARPFPVGTLVVNLTGALLLGFLAGLALSPHLALLAGTGFVGSYTTFSTWMLETQRLSEERQVVSAFANIAVSVGLGLAAAWLGQTLGAAL, from the coding sequence ATGACTGTGGCGATCTGGATCGGCGTGATGCTGCTCGGCGGCCTCGGCGCGGTGGCGCGCTTCTCCCTCGACCGCGCGGTGTCCAGGCGGGTCGCGCGGCCGTTTCCGGTCGGCACCCTCGTGGTCAACCTCACCGGGGCCTTGCTGCTCGGCTTCCTCGCCGGACTCGCCCTCAGCCCGCACCTGGCGCTGCTGGCGGGTACGGGCTTCGTCGGCTCCTACACGACCTTCTCGACGTGGATGCTGGAGACGCAGCGCCTCAGCGAGGAGCGGCAGGTCGTGTCGGCGTTCGCCAACATCGCGGTCAGCGTCGGACTCGGTCTGGCCGCGGCCTGGCTGGGTCAGACTCTCGGAGCGGCGCTGTGA
- the crcB gene encoding fluoride efflux transporter CrcB, with product MFSFDGRELAAVFAGGAIGTLARAGLEALAAPDPGHWPWPTFIVNIVGALLLGFFVTRLLERLPTSSYRRPLLGTGFCGGLTTFSTMQVETIKMLEHRHYGLAVGYTLASIVAGLVAVYVATALTRRVRVRR from the coding sequence GTGTTTAGTTTCGACGGGCGCGAACTGGCCGCGGTGTTCGCAGGCGGTGCAATCGGGACACTGGCCCGCGCAGGACTCGAGGCGTTAGCCGCGCCCGACCCGGGCCACTGGCCGTGGCCGACGTTCATCGTGAACATCGTGGGTGCATTGCTGCTCGGGTTCTTCGTCACCCGGCTCCTCGAGCGTTTGCCAACGTCGAGCTATCGGCGTCCGCTGCTTGGCACCGGCTTCTGTGGAGGCCTGACGACGTTTTCGACCATGCAGGTCGAGACGATCAAGATGCTCGAACACCGGCACTACGGACTGGCGGTCGGGTACACGCTCGCCAGCATCGTGGCCGGCCTGGTCGCCGTGTATGTCGCGACGGCGCTGACGCGGCGGGTCCGGGTGCGCCGATGA
- the pgm gene encoding phosphoglucomutase (alpha-D-glucose-1,6-bisphosphate-dependent): protein MAANPRAGQPALPEDLIDVAAVVTAYYTVEPDPDNVDQQVVFGTSGHRGSSLDAAFNEAHIVATTQAIAEYRKAQGTTGPLFIGRDTHALSEPAWASALEVLAANDVVAMIDSADRYTPTPAVSHAILSFNRGREGDLADGIVVTPSHNPPRDGGFKYNPPNGGPADTDATGVIAKRANEILRNGLKAVKRVPLARALQSAQRHDYMDAYVADLPNVVDVHAVSAEKIRIGADPLGGASVDYWGAIAERHKLELTVVNPLVDATWRFMTLDTDGKIRMDCSSPNAMASLIANRESYQIGTGNDADSDRHGVVTPDGGLLNPNHYLAVAIEYLYTNRPEWPGSTAVGKTAVSSSIIDRVVAGLGRKLLEVPVGFKWFVDGLISGTIGFGGEESAGASFLRRDGSTWTTDKDGIILALLASEILAVTGSTPSQRYDALAEKFGAPTYARIDAPADREQKARLAKLSPEQVTATELAGEEITAKLTTAPGNGAPLGGLKVTTENAWFAARPSGTEDVYKIYAESFKGPEHLAEVQEAAKEVVNTVIG, encoded by the coding sequence ATGGCTGCCAACCCACGCGCCGGACAACCGGCACTGCCCGAAGACCTCATCGACGTGGCTGCGGTGGTCACCGCGTACTACACCGTCGAACCGGACCCCGACAACGTGGATCAACAGGTGGTTTTCGGCACCTCGGGCCACCGCGGGTCGAGCCTGGACGCCGCCTTCAACGAGGCGCACATCGTCGCGACAACGCAGGCCATCGCGGAGTATCGGAAAGCTCAGGGCACCACCGGCCCGCTGTTCATCGGCCGCGACACCCATGCACTGTCCGAACCCGCGTGGGCCTCGGCGCTGGAGGTGCTGGCCGCCAACGACGTGGTGGCGATGATCGACTCGGCCGATCGGTACACGCCGACGCCCGCCGTGAGCCATGCCATCCTCTCGTTCAATCGCGGCCGCGAGGGAGATCTCGCTGACGGAATCGTCGTCACGCCGTCACACAACCCGCCCCGCGACGGCGGATTCAAGTACAACCCGCCCAACGGTGGACCCGCCGACACCGACGCGACGGGCGTGATCGCCAAACGCGCCAACGAGATTCTGCGCAACGGGCTCAAGGCCGTGAAGCGGGTTCCGCTGGCTCGCGCCCTGCAAAGCGCGCAGCGCCACGACTACATGGACGCCTACGTTGCCGACCTGCCCAACGTGGTCGACGTCCACGCCGTCAGCGCCGAGAAGATCCGCATCGGCGCCGACCCGCTGGGCGGAGCGAGCGTCGACTACTGGGGTGCCATCGCCGAACGGCACAAGCTCGAGCTGACGGTCGTGAACCCGCTCGTCGATGCGACGTGGCGGTTCATGACGCTGGACACCGACGGCAAGATCCGGATGGACTGCAGCTCGCCCAATGCGATGGCCTCGTTGATCGCCAACCGCGAGTCATACCAGATCGGGACCGGCAACGACGCCGACTCCGACCGGCATGGCGTCGTCACGCCCGACGGTGGGCTGCTCAACCCGAACCACTACCTGGCGGTGGCGATCGAGTACCTCTACACCAACCGACCGGAGTGGCCCGGGTCGACGGCTGTCGGCAAGACAGCGGTCAGCTCGTCGATCATCGACCGCGTCGTCGCGGGCCTTGGCCGCAAGCTGCTAGAAGTGCCGGTCGGATTCAAGTGGTTCGTCGACGGCTTGATCAGCGGAACCATCGGCTTCGGTGGCGAAGAGAGCGCGGGCGCGTCGTTCCTGCGTCGCGACGGGTCGACGTGGACCACCGACAAGGACGGCATCATCCTGGCGCTGCTGGCGTCGGAGATCCTCGCCGTCACTGGCTCGACGCCGTCGCAGCGGTATGACGCATTGGCCGAAAAGTTCGGTGCGCCAACGTATGCGCGCATCGATGCACCGGCCGACCGTGAGCAGAAGGCGCGGCTGGCCAAGCTGTCCCCCGAACAGGTGACGGCGACGGAGCTCGCGGGGGAGGAGATCACCGCGAAGCTGACGACGGCACCGGGCAACGGCGCACCGCTCGGCGGGTTGAAGGTGACGACGGAGAACGCGTGGTTTGCGGCGCGCCCGTCGGGGACCGAGGACGTCTACAAGATCTACGCCGAGTCGTTCAAGGGGCCCGAGCATCTGGCGGAGGTGCAGGAAGCCGCCAAGGAAGTGGTGAATACAGTCATCGGGTGA